The following are encoded together in the Macadamia integrifolia cultivar HAES 741 chromosome 10, SCU_Mint_v3, whole genome shotgun sequence genome:
- the LOC122090575 gene encoding HMG1/2-like protein, with protein MKGTRSKPDSRKADNKLSVKRKAAASDRGAGKKTTKKEKAVKDPNKPKRPASAFFVFMEEFRKSYKEKHPNNKSVSVVGKAGGDKWKSLSEAEKAPYVAKAEKRKNEYNKNMQAYNKKQAEGANAADDDVESDKSKSEVNDDDDEDDESGEEDEDDE; from the exons ATGAAAGGAACAAGATCGAAGCCGGATTCCAGGAAAGCTGACAACAA gtTGTCTGTGAAGAGGAAAGCTGCCGCTAGTGATAGAGGAGCTGGGAAAAAAACAACCAAGAAGGAGAAGGCAGTAAAGGATCCTAACAAGCCAAAAAGGCCTGCAAGTGCCTTTTTTGTGTTCAT GGAAGAGTTCAGGAAGTCGTACAAGGAGAAACACCCTAACAACAAATCCGTCTCTGTT gtcGGCAAAGCTGGTGGTGATAAATGGAAGTCGTTGTCAGAAGCT GAAAAAGCTCCTTATGTGGCCAAAGCCGAGAAAAGGAAGAACGAATATAACAAGAACATGCAAGCCTACAACAAGAAACAG GCGGAAGGAGCAAATGCCGCCGATGACGATGTGGAATCTGATAAATCCAAATCTGAAGTgaacgatgacgacgacgaggATGATGAGAGTGGAGAG GAAGACGAAGATGATGAGTAG